A region of the Arthrobacter sp. FW306-07-I genome:
GATATCGACGATGTTTTCCGTGTAGTTCTCGTCTGCGATGGGGGCTGGACTTTGGCGGCGGGCCATGGGGTGTGGTGAATCCTTCTGGGGTTACTGCGCAGCCGTTGGGGTGTGCTGCGGGAGTTTTTGGCTAGGCTAAGCCTATGGTGGATCGGCCCGGGGACGGCGAATATCCGGAACATTGGGAAGCCGATGTCGTCCTGCGGGACGGCGGAACAGCGCATTTGCGGCCCATCCACCCGTCGGACGCGGATGCTGTCCAGGCCTTCCATGCCGGGCAGTCGCAGAATTCAATCTACATGCGCTTCTTCGCCTTCAAGGCCAGGCTGTCCGCCAAGGAGCTCAAGCGCTTCACCGAGGTGGACTACAAGGACCGCGTGGCGTTCGTCATCACCATCCACGGGGAAATCATCGGCATCGGACGCTACGACCGCCTCCCCAACCCCACAGAGGCCGAGGTGGCCTTCAACATCGCCGACGCCCACCAGGGAAGGGGCATCGGCTCCATCCTGCTCGAACACCTGGCCGCCGCTGCGCACGAAAACGGGATCCGGAAGTTCACCGCAGAGGTGCTGCCGGAAAACCGGAAGATGCTGATGGTCTTCTCCGACGCCGGCTACGACGTCAAGCGCCACTTCGACGACGGCGTCGTGAGCCTCGAGTTCAACATCGACCCCACCGAAAAATCGCGGGCCGTCATGGAATCCCGCGAGCACCGCGCAGAGGCGAGAAGCGTCCGGGAGCTGCTGGCGCCGTCGTCCGTTGCTGTAATCGGTGCCAGCCGCAGGTGGGGGACCGTGGGGTACCAGCTGCTGGAACACATCATCGAGGGCGGCTTCCACGGCTCCGTCTACGCCATCAACCCGGAAGCGCTGGAGCTCGCGGGCATGATGTCCTACGGCAAGCTCTCAGAGGTCCCCGAACCCGTCCAGCTGGCCATCATCGCCGTCCCCTACGAGGAGGTGGCCGGGGTTGTGGCGGAGTGCGCCGCTGCGGGCGTTAAGGGCGTCGTGATCGCCTCGGCAGGCTTCGCGGACGACGGCGAACGCGGCCTGCTGCGGCAGCGCGCCCTGGTGCGCCAGGCCAGGGCGAACGGCATGCGGGTGATCGGGCCGGCGTCGCTCGGCATCGCCAACACCCACCCCGACGTGGCGTTGAACGCCTCCATGGCCCCCACCATGCCGCTGCGCGGCGGCCTGGGCCTGTTCAGCCAGTCCGCGGCCATCGGCGTCTCGCTTTACGCCGCCTCCAGCCGGCGCCGGGTGGGAGTGTCCAGCCTGCTCTCGGCAGGCAACCGGGCGGACGTTTCGGGCAATGACATGATGCAGTACTGGGAGGACGACGCCGATACCTCCGCCGTGGGCCTGTACCTTGAGTCGATCGGCAACCCCCGCAAGTTCTCCCGCATCGCCCGCCGGCTGGCCCGCACCAAGCCCGTGATCGTGGCGAAGTCGGACACCATGGGCCTGCGGCTGCCGCCCGGCCATGCCGTCCGGACCACCCAGGCACCGGCCGGGGCGCTGGATGCCATGCTCCGGCAATCGGGCGTGATCCGGGTGGAAACCGTGGAGCAGCTGGTGGACGTGGCGCAGGTGGTCTCCGGCCGGCCGCTTCCCGCGGGACCGGATGTTGCCATCTTCAGCAACTCCCAGGCGCTGGGCAATGTGGTGGCGGACAGTGCTGTGGCCCACGGGCTGGGGGTGGCGCAGGTGGTCTCCGGACTGGACCTCGACGCCGGCCAGTCGGTGGCACTTCCCGCACTGCGGAAGGCCCTCCTCGATGCCCTGGCCTCCGATGCCGTGCATGCCGCCGTCGCTGCCCTGCTGCCGGCCCGCGGACTGACACCCGATGCCGTGGCGCAGGTCCTGGCCGAATGTTCGGCCAGCGCCCGCAAACCGGTGGTGGCCGCTTTCACCGGCATCCTGGACCCGGCCATCAATGTGGAAGGCCTGTTGGGGGCGGACGGCTGCACCGTCCCCTGCTATTCCAACCCCGGAGCCGCCGTCGCCGCGCTCGCCGCCGTGGTGCGGTACGCGGAGTGGGCCGCCCGCGACCAGGGGCAGTTTGTGGAACCCGCAGGCTGCGACCCGCGGCAGGCCGAGGCTGAGCTCGACGAACTGCTGCGGGACGTCACCGGTGACCAGCTCAAGCAGCTGGAACCGGCGGCGACTGCTTCCCTGCTGGGGCACTACGGCATCTCGGTCCTGCCCTCCCTGCCCTTCAGCACCCCTGATGAGGCCGTGGCGGCCGCTGACGCACTGGGCTGGCCGGTGGTGCTGAAGACCACCGCCCCGGCCCTCCGCCACCGCCTGGATCTTGGCGGGGTGCGCCTGGGCATCGAGGATGAACAGTCGCTGCGCCAAAACGTGGTGCAGATGCGGCGGGCGCTCGCAGCCTACGGAGACCCTGCGCTCGAAGTGCAGGCGATGGCGCCGGTGGGGCAGGCGTGCACCTTCCGTGCCATCGAGGATCCGCTGCTGGGCCCCGTCATCTCGTTCGGCCTTGCCGGTGACGCCGTCAACCTGCTCGACGACTGGGCGCACCGCGTCCCGCCGCTCTCCGCCGCCGACGTGCACGACTTCATCCGTTCCCCCCGGGCGTCCCGAAAGCTCTTCGGCTACCAGGGCCTGCCGCCCGTTGATGTCGCTGCCCTGGAGGACCTTGCCGGGCGGCTGGCCTGGATGAAGGACAACCATCCGGAGATCGCGCTGGTGGAGTTTAACCCGGTTTTGTGCGGCACCACCGGGGTGACCATTCTCGCCGCCGACGTGCGGATCGGCAACGCCGCGCAGCGCACGGACAGCGCGCGACGGGCCATGCTGGGCTGACGCGGTTAGCAAGTGACCGGGCGATCTGTGAAAATGGGGGCATGAGCTTCCAGCCTCCCGCGTCGGCGCCCGAAACGCCCGGCAATGAAAACCAGGCCGTCCGCCACCACAGCTCACACAACCACGGAGTGCAGGGCCAGAGCCTGGAAGACGCACTGCAGAAGGCAGGGTTCTACCCGCGCCTTGTCTCGGACGTCGTCGACGACGCACTGGACGGCCGGGACTGCGTGGCCCACCTGGTGCACCTGGAGACCCACTTCGACCGGGCCGAGGTCCGCCGCCACATCACCGTGCTGGTCCTCACTGCGGACATGCTGGTGATCACCCACGTGGACGACCAGCAACTGGACGAGGCGGGGGAGCAGATCGTCGCCCAGATCTCCACCGAGTCCGTTCCCGTGGCCCAAATCCGGTCCGTGGTCCTGAGCTACATGTACGCCCAGCCGCAGAACTACAAGCCGTCGGACCCCGTCCGCGAACTGACCCTGTCCATCGCGTGGTCCGGCGGCCAACGGCTGGACATGGGGCCGGCCAGCTGCGGCGATCCGCAGTGCGAAGCGGACCACGGCTACACAGGAACCATCGCGCAGGAAGACATCGTGCTCCGCATCAGCGCCGAGGCGGATGGCCTTCGGGCCGTGCAGGACGCCAAGCTATTTGCCCGGGCCTTGCGGGCAGTCAATACCGGCTCCGCCGCGCCGGTCCCGCATGTGCAGTCCATGGGCCCCCGGACGCGCTCCGGAGTGTTTGGCAACCGGCTCAGCCGCGGGCACCAGCAGCGCTGAGATGCCGGAAGACCCCAACCACTCAGTACAAGCCCCCGACCTTCCGCCCGCTCCCGCCTATGGGCACCGCTCCATCGCCGAAGTGCTCACCAGCGCGGCAGCCAGCCTTGGCGTGGACAGCTTCGCCAACACCCTCGGCCTCCCCTCCGCCGCCAAAATCTGCGTTGTGCTCGCGGACGGCCTGGGCCGGAACCTCCTGAAGCAAAAGGCCGCGCACACACCCTTCCTGCGCTCGGTGGTGCAGGAAGGACAGGGCGAGGTTCCGGTGTGGCTGGACTCCGCCTTTCCCTCCACCACCGCCGCGGCATTGTCGAGCTTTGGGACCGGTCTTCCGGCCGGCCAGCACGGCATGGTGGGCTATGACGTGCTGGACCCGGACCAGGACAAGGTAGTCAACCTGCTGGGAAACTGGGATCCGGGTGTCGATCCGTCGACGTGGCAGCCTTTCCCCACGGTTTTTGAACGGATCGCCGAAGAGGTGGATGTCAGCACTGTCAGCCTTGCCCAGTTCGACAGTTCGCCCATGACCCGGGCAGCGCTTCGGGGCGGCAGGTTCATCTCCGGGACAACCTCCCACGCGCGGACCGCCGCAGCGGCAGAGGCCATGGCCGGCTCCGGCCGGTCCCTGATGTATTTTTACGTCAATGAACTCGACAAGGCAGGGCACCGCTACGGCTGCAAGTCCGAACAGTGGGAACACCAGCTGGAAGAGCTCGACGCCACCGTCAAGCGGCTTAGCTCCTCCCTGCCAGCCGGCACCACCATCCTGCTGACTGCGGACCACGGGATGCTGGACGTCCCCGAGTCGCAGCGTATTGATTTCTCCAAGGATCCGGATTTGGTGGACGGAGTCCGCCACACGGCCGGTGAACCGCGCATGGTGCACCTGTACCTCGACGAGGGGTACGTGGAGTCCGCCGCCGGTGCCCGCGACCGGCTCTTGGCCGCGTGGAAAGCCCGGTTCGGTGACCGGGTGTGGGCCTTCACCAAGGAGGAGGCCGTTGCCGGTGGGCTCTTTGGTGACGTGCGGCCTGCTGTTGAAGGCAGGATCGGTGACGTCATGATCGCGGCGCGTGACGCCGTCGCGCTTTACGACGGTCGGCGCATGCGGCCCACGGCCATGGAAGTGGTGGGCCAGCACGGCTCGCTGACGAAGGCCGAGCGGGAGGTTCCGCTGCTCTGCTTTACCGCCCAGGGAAGGAACCGTCGTGGCTGAGCTGATCTTCTTCTCCGGCACCATGGATTGCGGCAAATCCACCCTGGCCCTGCAGATGGACTACAACCACCGGGCCCGCGGGCGCGGCGGCGTACGGTTCAGCCGCAACGACCGCGCCGGCGAGTCCCGGATCTCAAGCCGCCTCGGCCTGGAGACGGATGCCGTGGAGGTGCTGGACAGCACGGACTTCTGGGAGGAAGTCATGGTCCGGCGCACGCAAGGCCAGCGGGTTGACTACCTGATCTGCGACGAAGCCCAGTTCTATACTCCCGAGCAGGTGGAGCAGTTGGCCAAGGTGGTGGACGAGATCGATGTGGACGTCTTCGCTTTCGGCATCACCGCCGACTTCCGAACCCGGTTGTTCCCGGGTTCGCAGCGCCTGATAGAGCTCGCCGACCGGGTGCAGGTGCTTCAAGTGGAGGCGCTGTGCTGGTGTGGCCGCAGGGCCACACACAATGCCAGGACGGTCGACGGCGTCATGGTCACCGAGGGCGCGCAGGTGGTGGTTGGCGACGTGGACATGGTGGTCGAGGCCGCCGCCCCGGAGGCCGGGCACCTTCCGGTGGTGGGATACGAGACGCTGTGCCGGCGCCACTTCATGCGGCGGGTCACGGCGCACGGTGCGTCCCTAATGGCGCAGCAGGATCAGCTGCTGCCGTTCGACGTGGACGCGTGCCTCTGGCGGGGTTCGGGTGGGCTGGGCGACAGCCGCGCAACATAATGCTTCTTCCTCGACGCTAATTCCCCTATTCTTTGGAGAAACCGGCGCGAAGGTAACGGGGGAGCGATGCGGGAGTTCATTGGGGCCCTGCCCCAACCACTGAAAAGCCTATACCTCGTGTTTTTCCTGGTTTTCATCGTGAACATGATTGCCGTGGCCTTCAAACTTGTTGAATACGTCCGCTGGACGTCTGGCAGCATGGGCGTCGTCCTATTCCTGTTGGGCCTGTGCGTGATCGCCAACATCAACGGGGCTGCCAGCGGGTTAGTGGAGGGCATTAAGAATTACCACCCCTTTGGTGTGGATTACTCCAAGTCCTTGCTGGCTTCGATGTTTTTTGTGCGCGTTTTTGGAGTAATGGCGCTGGTTGTGGGAGCAGGCTTTTTCTATCTGGGCTTTTTTGCTCCCGGGTTTAGCCTCAGTTGAGGGTCGGGGAACGAGGATGCTACCTGCTGGCATAGCTGCATGGTGCGCTTCAATTGTCGGTAACTGTGCAGGCAGAAGCAGCTACTGCAGGTCTTAAGTGCCAAAGTCTGATTGTCGTACCCCTTTGTCATGATGGGTTTATGGGAAAGGCGGCGGTGGCCAAGGCTTATGCGGACATCCGGGCTGCCCTTGCTGTGCTTGGTGCTGAGGTGGATGGGTGCGGGTCTGACGCGTTTTCGGTGGCTGATCCGTTGGCTGGGTTGGCTGATGGGTGCCTGGACATTCTTGCCGGTGCCCGGGAGGTTGAAGCCGGGTTGGCGGGGTTGAAGGCGAAGGCCGCGGTGAGGTACGCGGAGAGCGCATGCGCTGTTGCCGGGCCGGGTGTGCCGGTGCAGGCGCAGGAGATGGCGGTCGCTGCTGAGATTGGGTGTGTGCTGGCGTTGGGGCCCCGGGCGGCGTCGTCGTTCCTGGCGACTTCGCACGCCCTGATGTCGTCGTTGCCGCGGACCCTTGCGGGGCTGCAGGCGGGGACGTTGTCGTGGCAGCACGCGGTGGTGATGGCCGATGAAGCGGTGTGCCTGGATGCTGCCGGGGCGGCAGCGTTGGAGGCTCATTTCTTGGACCCGGATGCCCAGGATCCGGCGAGGGGATGCCCGGTGGGGGAGATGCCAGCGCATCGGTTCAGGGTCAAGGCCCGGACGTGGCGGGAACGCCACCACGCCGAGAGCATCGAAGTGCGCCATGCCAAGGGGGTGGCGGATCGGCGGGTTGAGTTCCGGCCGGACCAGGACGGGATGGCGTGGCTGTCCGCGTGTTTGCCGGCGGAGCAGGCGTTGGCCGGGTGGAACCGGCTCACCGCAATGTCCCGGAGCATGCAGGGTCCGGAGGAGTCCCGGACCATGTCCCAGTTGCGGGCCGACAACTTCGCCGAGGTGTTCCTCGGCAGCGGCAGTGGCCACGGCGGGGCGCGTGACAGCGGCAGTGCTGACGTTGAAGGTGCCGGCGCCGGACGGGAAGACTTGCCTTCACCGATCCGGGCCCAGGTTCTGGTTACGGTTCCTGTGTTCTCCCTGATGGGCTTGACCGATGAACCGGCCATGCTCGACGGGTACGGGCCGATCCCGCCGTCGATGGCCCGGGACCTGGTGGCGAACGGCGCCGGGTCGTTTTACCGGGTGTTGGTGGATCCGCGGGATGGGGCGCCGCTGGAGATCGGCCGGAAGAGTTACCGGGTGACCGGGGCGATGCGGGCCTGGCTGAGGATGCGGGACGGAAAGTGCCCGTTTCCGGGCTGCAGCAACAACTCCCTGGACAACGACGCCGACCACATCCTCGCCTGGCACAAGGGCGGCACCACCGGGATCAGCAACCTGGGACAACCCTGCCCGAAACACCACAAACTCCGGCACACCACCGGATGGAAACCCACCCCGGCCGCGAAGAACGAGCCGCCCGGCTGGATTTCACCCACCGGCCGGCATTACCCCAGCGAGCACCAGGACTGGGAACCAACACACTGGCCTCGTTGTACCCTGCCCGGCGAACACAGCATCCTCGAGGAAGCCCTCGAGGAGCATCTCGTCTTGTAATCGTGCCACTCCGGAGTGGTGCCGCATTCGGGGCTGCGGCAGCACAAATTCTCGCTAGGCCACCCGGCGGTAGCGGACGTGGGTGGCGAGTGGGGAATGTAGCACCTCGACAGGTTCGAAGTCGAAGGACTCAATCCCGTCGAAGATCCGCTCGCCCGAGCCGAGCAGAACCGGCGCGATGTCGAGGGTGAGCTCGTCGATAACGCCCGCCTTCAACGCCTGCCGGACAGTGGAGGCGCCGCCCGCGATGTCCACCCCTTTGCTGCCGGCGGCATCGAGTGCTGCCGCATAGGCTGCGTCGAAGCCCCCGGTGACAAAGTGGAAAGGCGTCCCGCCCTCCATCTGGATCGGGTCATGCGCATAATGGGTCAGCACGAACACCGGAGCGTGGTACGGCGGTTCCGGCCCCCACCAGCCCGTCCAGTCACCATCCCACTCGCCACGGATAGGGCCAAACATGTTCCGGCCCATCACATACGCTCCCCGGGGGCGCATGAGCCATCCGGTTGCGGTCTCGTCGGCATCGTTGGCCCGAGGATCGCCAATGTGCCAGCCATGCAGTTCCAGCCCGCGCTTACCCAAGGGGTTTTCGCGGCTCTGGTCAGGCCCGGCGACGAAGCCGTCCAGCGACATGGACATGTGGCAGGTAGTGTCCGACACAGGGAACCTCCGTACTTGCAGCTTCTGACCGAGAGCGTGCGGGGATCGTAGCACGCAGCGCAGCAGGAACACCCCTTACGGCGGGAGGAAAAGCCCTAGTCGCTCCGGGTGCCGAAGACGATTTCATCCCAGGACGGCACGCTGGACCGCTTCGGCCGGGCAGGGCGCTCCGGTGCCTCGGTCTCAGGCAGCTGCCCAGTGGCAGGTGCAGCGTCGTCCTCTTTGGCAGGGCGGCGCGGGTT
Encoded here:
- a CDS encoding dihydrofolate reductase family protein; its protein translation is MSDTTCHMSMSLDGFVAGPDQSRENPLGKRGLELHGWHIGDPRANDADETATGWLMRPRGAYVMGRNMFGPIRGEWDGDWTGWWGPEPPYHAPVFVLTHYAHDPIQMEGGTPFHFVTGGFDAAYAAALDAAGSKGVDIAGGASTVRQALKAGVIDELTLDIAPVLLGSGERIFDGIESFDFEPVEVLHSPLATHVRYRRVA
- a CDS encoding HNH endonuclease signature motif containing protein, encoding MGKAAVAKAYADIRAALAVLGAEVDGCGSDAFSVADPLAGLADGCLDILAGAREVEAGLAGLKAKAAVRYAESACAVAGPGVPVQAQEMAVAAEIGCVLALGPRAASSFLATSHALMSSLPRTLAGLQAGTLSWQHAVVMADEAVCLDAAGAAALEAHFLDPDAQDPARGCPVGEMPAHRFRVKARTWRERHHAESIEVRHAKGVADRRVEFRPDQDGMAWLSACLPAEQALAGWNRLTAMSRSMQGPEESRTMSQLRADNFAEVFLGSGSGHGGARDSGSADVEGAGAGREDLPSPIRAQVLVTVPVFSLMGLTDEPAMLDGYGPIPPSMARDLVANGAGSFYRVLVDPRDGAPLEIGRKSYRVTGAMRAWLRMRDGKCPFPGCSNNSLDNDADHILAWHKGGTTGISNLGQPCPKHHKLRHTTGWKPTPAAKNEPPGWISPTGRHYPSEHQDWEPTHWPRCTLPGEHSILEEALEEHLVL
- a CDS encoding DUF5998 family protein; amino-acid sequence: MSFQPPASAPETPGNENQAVRHHSSHNHGVQGQSLEDALQKAGFYPRLVSDVVDDALDGRDCVAHLVHLETHFDRAEVRRHITVLVLTADMLVITHVDDQQLDEAGEQIVAQISTESVPVAQIRSVVLSYMYAQPQNYKPSDPVRELTLSIAWSGGQRLDMGPASCGDPQCEADHGYTGTIAQEDIVLRISAEADGLRAVQDAKLFARALRAVNTGSAAPVPHVQSMGPRTRSGVFGNRLSRGHQQR
- a CDS encoding thymidine kinase; protein product: MAELIFFSGTMDCGKSTLALQMDYNHRARGRGGVRFSRNDRAGESRISSRLGLETDAVEVLDSTDFWEEVMVRRTQGQRVDYLICDEAQFYTPEQVEQLAKVVDEIDVDVFAFGITADFRTRLFPGSQRLIELADRVQVLQVEALCWCGRRATHNARTVDGVMVTEGAQVVVGDVDMVVEAAAPEAGHLPVVGYETLCRRHFMRRVTAHGASLMAQQDQLLPFDVDACLWRGSGGLGDSRAT
- a CDS encoding bifunctional acetate--CoA ligase family protein/GNAT family N-acetyltransferase; protein product: MVDRPGDGEYPEHWEADVVLRDGGTAHLRPIHPSDADAVQAFHAGQSQNSIYMRFFAFKARLSAKELKRFTEVDYKDRVAFVITIHGEIIGIGRYDRLPNPTEAEVAFNIADAHQGRGIGSILLEHLAAAAHENGIRKFTAEVLPENRKMLMVFSDAGYDVKRHFDDGVVSLEFNIDPTEKSRAVMESREHRAEARSVRELLAPSSVAVIGASRRWGTVGYQLLEHIIEGGFHGSVYAINPEALELAGMMSYGKLSEVPEPVQLAIIAVPYEEVAGVVAECAAAGVKGVVIASAGFADDGERGLLRQRALVRQARANGMRVIGPASLGIANTHPDVALNASMAPTMPLRGGLGLFSQSAAIGVSLYAASSRRRVGVSSLLSAGNRADVSGNDMMQYWEDDADTSAVGLYLESIGNPRKFSRIARRLARTKPVIVAKSDTMGLRLPPGHAVRTTQAPAGALDAMLRQSGVIRVETVEQLVDVAQVVSGRPLPAGPDVAIFSNSQALGNVVADSAVAHGLGVAQVVSGLDLDAGQSVALPALRKALLDALASDAVHAAVAALLPARGLTPDAVAQVLAECSASARKPVVAAFTGILDPAINVEGLLGADGCTVPCYSNPGAAVAALAAVVRYAEWAARDQGQFVEPAGCDPRQAEAELDELLRDVTGDQLKQLEPAATASLLGHYGISVLPSLPFSTPDEAVAAADALGWPVVLKTTAPALRHRLDLGGVRLGIEDEQSLRQNVVQMRRALAAYGDPALEVQAMAPVGQACTFRAIEDPLLGPVISFGLAGDAVNLLDDWAHRVPPLSAADVHDFIRSPRASRKLFGYQGLPPVDVAALEDLAGRLAWMKDNHPEIALVEFNPVLCGTTGVTILAADVRIGNAAQRTDSARRAMLG
- a CDS encoding alkaline phosphatase family protein — its product is MPEDPNHSVQAPDLPPAPAYGHRSIAEVLTSAAASLGVDSFANTLGLPSAAKICVVLADGLGRNLLKQKAAHTPFLRSVVQEGQGEVPVWLDSAFPSTTAAALSSFGTGLPAGQHGMVGYDVLDPDQDKVVNLLGNWDPGVDPSTWQPFPTVFERIAEEVDVSTVSLAQFDSSPMTRAALRGGRFISGTTSHARTAAAAEAMAGSGRSLMYFYVNELDKAGHRYGCKSEQWEHQLEELDATVKRLSSSLPAGTTILLTADHGMLDVPESQRIDFSKDPDLVDGVRHTAGEPRMVHLYLDEGYVESAAGARDRLLAAWKARFGDRVWAFTKEEAVAGGLFGDVRPAVEGRIGDVMIAARDAVALYDGRRMRPTAMEVVGQHGSLTKAEREVPLLCFTAQGRNRRG